In Cetobacterium somerae ATCC BAA-474, the genomic window TGAATAAAAAGAATAGCTATTAAAGTTGTTACAACTCCACTTCCTAAAGCTACTAAAGGCTTTTGAACAACTGTATAGATAAAATCATGAATATTTCCAAAAGATGTCATTGTAAATCCAACTCTTATTAAAACAAAAACTGTAAGAGTTACAAATACTGGAATTAAAGCTGAAAAAGACTTACTAACTGCAGGTGGAACACCCTCAGGCATCTTTATAATCCATCCTTTTTGGATAATTTTTCTATATATCTCAGTTGCAAATATACCTGTGAACATTCCAACAAACATTCCTTTTGCCCCTAATCTTTCTAAAGGTATAACTCCAGTTATTGGACCACTTCCATGCTCTAAAGTAAATGGTGTTAAAATTAAAAATGCTGATAAAGCTAAAGCTGCCCCAAATAGAGCATCCACTCCATAAGATTTTGATAAATGATACCCTAAACCAATAACTACAAATAGTGTTGCTATAAACAGTGTTCCCTCCATAGCTGGATTTATAGCACTTCTAAAAGTATTCAAACTTTCTTGACTAAATATCTTATCTAAAAAAGGTAAATTTGCTAAAACTACAAACATTGAACCAAATATTGTCAATGGAAAGGATAGCATAAATGCATCTCTAATCACATTTAAATATCTATTAGCTCCCAACTTACTAGCTAAAGGCATCATTATTTTTTCAAAAGTTCCCATTATATTTTTAAATAAACTCATAATTCATCCTCCATTTTAAAAAGTATATGCTACAATAACTTTTCCAAAATATATATCTCTATTAAAAGTCTCACTTGTAGAATCTACCTTTTGTTTTTTCAAAGAAAGCTCTCCCATTACTTTCCAAGATTCATTTATTTTTTTATCTAAATAAAATCCAAATTTGTATGAGTCTCTTTCATTATATTTACCTAAATATTGAGTTTCTAAATCATAAAACTCGTCATAATATCCTCCAACTTCTAAAAAAGGTGTTAATGTTAACTCATATTTAGGTATTCCTATATTTAAACTAAATTTCCCGACATTTTCGTCCATATTTTTCTTTTTTGCATTTATATGCCTTAAGTCTTTTTCTTCCCATACTTTATATAAATATCCAGCATTAAACTTTAAATTTTCACTTAACTTATATGAAAAATTAATTTCTGATTCCAGAAAATTATCGTCTACACCATTTGAGTGAGAAGTTTGAACATCGTATTTATAATATACTTTTGCCCATGTTGATAAAGAATCTGTAAAGTTATAATCTATTCCCGGAGCTATTCCAAATGAGTTGTATCCTGCATATGTTTCTCCTTCGTCACCTTTAGAGTACTGTTCACTTTTAAATGGAATTGCTATCCAAGCATTACTTTTATTATTAATAGCTTTTTTATATGTTGGCCAAACTTCAACTAAATAACCATTTGATCCATTTGTTTTTAAATCTTCATTTGTCATAGACATAT contains:
- the celB gene encoding PTS cellobiose transporter subunit IIC, with translation MSLFKNIMGTFEKIMMPLASKLGANRYLNVIRDAFMLSFPLTIFGSMFVVLANLPFLDKIFSQESLNTFRSAINPAMEGTLFIATLFVVIGLGYHLSKSYGVDALFGAALALSAFLILTPFTLEHGSGPITGVIPLERLGAKGMFVGMFTGIFATEIYRKIIQKGWIIKMPEGVPPAVSKSFSALIPVFVTLTVFVLIRVGFTMTSFGNIHDFIYTVVQKPLVALGSGVVTTLIAILFIQVLWFFGLHGQIIVNSVLDPIWNTLSLENLEAFQKGMELPHIITKQFIETFTVGIGGTGMTLGVVLCLLMFTRSKQLKEVGKLSGPAGMFNVNEPLIFGLPIVMNPIILIPWILSPIIVVAFSYFVMRVGLVPPPTGVAVPWTVPIFFSGILATNSVLGGVLQLVNLCIVTAIWFPFIKVLDKQYCLNENNHSDDLEMDLKAEFDNL
- a CDS encoding OmpG family monomeric porin; the protein is MKKKTLAFLFSILCVTTLKAEETSNWHGYFGMGGEVEQGKTSSPDNNGGFGKIGITLAEFSLWNTKYQGYSIWGKIVNMSMTNEDLKTNGSNGYLVEVWPTYKKAINNKSNAWIAIPFKSEQYSKGDEGETYAGYNSFGIAPGIDYNFTDSLSTWAKVYYKYDVQTSHSNGVDDNFLESEINFSYKLSENLKFNAGYLYKVWEEKDLRHINAKKKNMDENVGKFSLNIGIPKYELTLTPFLEVGGYYDEFYDLETQYLGKYNERDSYKFGFYLDKKINESWKVMGELSLKKQKVDSTSETFNRDIYFGKVIVAYTF